Genomic segment of Myxococcus stipitatus:
ATGGGCACGAACGAGGCGCTGGCGAACTTCCGCGCGAACCTGGGCGATGCGTGCTCGGACGCGGTGCAGTTCGGGTGGATGTACCGCCTGTCGCTGGGCCTGGTGGTGCTGGGGGTGTTCTCCACGCTGATCGCGCTCCTGTGCGGACTGGCGGCGTTCATCTCGCGCGCGTTCCAGTACGGCAGCTTCGTGGTGGGCTGGAACGTGCTGCGGGTAGCGAGTGCCTTCCAGGTGGCCGGGCAGGGGGGACTCGCGACGTGGCTGTCCTTCTGGGTCACCGCGCTCTGGTTCCAGCGCTACTCGCCGAAGCTCATCATCGTGATGGGGCTGCTGGCGGCCGTGGGTGTGGGCATGGTGGTGATTGCCATCTTCAAGCGCCCGTCCATGGACTTCGAGGTGGAGGCGGAGGTGCTGGAGGAGTCCGCCGCGCCCGAGTTCTGGGCCCAGGTGCGCAAGCTGTGTGCGCACCTGCGGACGCCGCCGCCGGACCACATCCTGGTGGGCATCGACGCCAACTTCTTCGTCACCGAGAGCGACATCCGCGCGGGCGGCAGGACGCTCTCCGGGCGGACGCTGTTCGTGAGTGTCTCCTTGTTGCGGCTCCTGGAGCGGGGGGAGGCGGAGGCGGTGCTGGCGCACGAGATGGGCCACCTGCTGGGGGGAGACACGGGCCACGGCAAGAGGCTCGCGCCCAAGCTCGCGCACTTCAGCGACTACCTGGGCACGCTCTACGAGGGCGGGCTGACGCGGCCCGTCTACTACTTCATGGTGGCCTACCGGGGGCTCTTCGAGCTGTCGCTGGGCAAGAGCCGCCGCGCGAGCGAGCTCGCCGCGGACCGGCTGGCGGCGGAGGTCACCTCGGGGATGGAGGTGGCGCGGTCGCTGGTGAAGGTGGGCGCGTACGCGAACTTCCGCGAGCGCGTGGAGGCGGACCTGTTTGGCCGCAACGAGCAGCAGCAGTCGGTGGCCATCGCCCGGCGGGTCGCGCACGGCTTCGCGGCGTATGCGCAGTCGGAGGCGGTGCAGGACGACCTGCAGGG
This window contains:
- a CDS encoding M48 family metallopeptidase, which translates into the protein MRSTSKTPGVLRGYVLPALLLFALPLFGLWFAGHAQDRFDTRVLEAIEPQILRDKSLSETERQEALAFFRSASASEACMGTNEALANFRANLGDACSDAVQFGWMYRLSLGLVVLGVFSTLIALLCGLAAFISRAFQYGSFVVGWNVLRVASAFQVAGQGGLATWLSFWVTALWFQRYSPKLIIVMGLLAAVGVGMVVIAIFKRPSMDFEVEAEVLEESAAPEFWAQVRKLCAHLRTPPPDHILVGIDANFFVTESDIRAGGRTLSGRTLFVSVSLLRLLERGEAEAVLAHEMGHLLGGDTGHGKRLAPKLAHFSDYLGTLYEGGLTRPVYYFMVAYRGLFELSLGKSRRASELAADRLAAEVTSGMEVARSLVKVGAYANFRERVEADLFGRNEQQQSVAIARRVAHGFAAYAQSEAVQDDLQGAVTPHPFDTHPPLGMRLENVGVKLAPDDMAQTLLEPVASSWVEDFREAEAIEARLWGAYEARFSEAHDMALAYRYRPSNDEERQHVEKHFPPLEFAAKEAGHEVRLDFAEVSCAQWEEPVSLGQVKSATTAERMFKKYLDLQLEGAGLFKGKRSICLSKLEEGDAFVNAFGGYLGRHRAMEEYQARSNEAA